The Streptomyces sp. NBC_01298 genome contains the following window.
GGCGACCGTGCTGCTCTCCCCGGTGACCTCGACGATGGTCCGGCGGGTGTCCCGCACGTCCGGCTCGCCTGGAATGACCTGGTTTGGGCCATATATCCTGGTTCCTGCCTTGGCCTCCGCCACGGCGGCGGCGAGAGACACCTGCCGTCCCGACCGCGTCCGGTAACCGCCGGCCGCCACGATGTCCGCGTTCTCCCGCGCGATCTCGCGCAATCTGCCGCTCATGCTGTGATCTTCGGCGCTCCGGCAGGGCGCCCGCAATGGATTTGTGCCCCAAGAGACGGGTAGGCACGGGTGATGTCAGAGCCGACGACAGGAGACGAGGGCCCCGTCATGCCCCAGGACTCGCTCACCCGACTGACCGAAGCCACCGCCGAGGAGCTGATCCACGGCATCTGTTTCAAGACCGGCCCGCCCCGCCTGCTGGGCGCGGAGCTCGAATGGCTGGTGTTCGACGCCGAAGACCCCGGCCGGCCCGTTTCCCACGAACGCCTCGCCGACGCGCACGAAGCGGCCCGAGCCCTCCCGCTCGGTTCCGAGGTCACCGTCGAGCCCGGGGGCCAGCTGGAGCTCAGCTCGCCCCCCGCCACCTCCCTGACCGGCTGCGTCGACGGCCTCCAGGCCGATCTGACCGCCGTACGGGGCGCCCTGCGCGACCGGGGACTGGTGCTGCGCGGACTGGGCCAGGACCCGCGCCGCCCGCTGCGGCGGATGCTGACCAGCCCGCGGTACGAGGCCATGGAGACCTACTTCGACCGCACCGGCCCGGCCGGGCGCGCCATGATGCGCGCCTCGGCCTCCGTGCAGGTCAACGTGGACGCCGGTCACGAGGAGCCCGGCCCGCTGGGCCACGGCAGGCGCTGGCGCCTCTCCCACCTGCTCGGTGCGGTGCTGGTCGCCGCCTTCGCCAACTCCCCCGGGCGCGAAGGCCCGTACGCCGGATGGCGGTGTGCCCGCCAGGGCAACTGGAGCGACATCGACGCCCGTCGCTCCCTCGCCCCGCCGCTGGAGGCGGAGCCGCGCGGCGCGTGGACCCGGCAGGCGCTGGACACCGAGGTGATGTGCGTGCGGACGCACGAGGAGGGCGTGCCCTGGGCGGTCCCGCGCGGGCTGACCTTCCGCGACTGGCTGCGCTCCGACGGTGGCCACCGGCCGCCGACCGCCGCCGATCTGGACTACCACCTGACCACCCTCTTCCCGCCCGTACGGCCCCGGGGTCATCTGGAGCTGCGGATGATCGACGCGCAGCCCGGCGAGGACGGCTGGCTGGTTCCGGTGGCGGTCGTGCACGCGCTGTTCGACGACCCGGAGGCCGCGGAGACCGCGTACCGGGTGGCGAAGGGGCTGGCCGATTCCTACGGCGCCGGGCCCGCGCCGCGCAATCCGCTGTGGCGCTCCGCCGCCCGTGACGCGCTGTCCGATCCGGAGCTGCGGTCCGCGGCCCGCGCCTGCTTCCGGGCCGCCGTCGCGGCGCTGCCCCGGATGGGAGCCGACGGGCATGTCCTGGACACGGTCGGCGAGTTCACCGAGCGGTACGTGTCCCGCGGCCGCTGCCCGGCCGACGACCGGACCGAACCGCAGCACCGGCAGAGCCGCCCGCGCCCACATCCGCAGCAGGCGCAGCAGGCGCAGCAGCCCGCGCGTCCGCACCCGCGAACCCGACCGCAGCCGACGGGCGAGGAGGCACGCTCATGACCGCCGAACCGGAGCTCCTGCGCGAGCGGGCCGCCGCCGCCCTGACCGCTGCGCGCGTCCGCACGGCCGGACTCACCGACGCCGTCACCGAGTCGGAACTGACCGCGCAGCACTCCCCCTTGATGTCGCCGCTGGTCTGGGACCTCGCGCACATCGGGAACATGGAGGAGCTCTGGCTGCTGCGCAACGTGGCGGGCCGCGAGTCCATGCACCCCGAGATAGACCCGCTCTACGACGCGTTCGAGCATCCCCGCGCGGAGCGCCCGAAGTTGCCGCTGCTGAGCCCCGGCGAGGCCCGCCGGTACGCCGCCGAGGTCCGCGGCCGGGTCTTCGACCTGCTGGAGCGCACCCCCCTGGAGGGCACGGCCCTGCTGGACGGCGGCTACGTCTTCGGAATGATCGCCCAGCACGAACAGCAGCACGACGAAACGATGCTGATCACCCATCAGCTGCGGCAGGGCGCGCCGGTGCTGACGGCGCCCGACCCGGAGCCCCCACAGGGACCTGCGCCGGCGGCGGCCGAAGTGCTCGTACCGGCGGGCCCGTTCACGATGGGCACCTCGGCGGAGCCCTGGTCCCTCGACAATGAGCGGCCCGCGCACCAGCGCGAGGTCGAGGCGTTCTGGATCGACACCGTTCCGGTGACCAATGCCGCGTACCAGGAGTTCATGGCGGACGGCGGATACCACGAGGAGCGGTGGTGGGAGCCGGCCGGCTGGGCGGAGATCCGGCGGCACGGGATCGAGGCACCGCTGTTCTGGCACCGTGAGGGCGGTACCTGGCTGCGCCGCCGTTTCGGGGTCACCGAGCCGGTGCCCGGGGACGAGCCGGTGCTGCACGTGAGCTGGTACGAGGCCGACGCGTACGCCCGCTGGGCGGGGCGGCGGCTGCCCACCGAGGCGGAGTGGGAGAAGGCCGCCCGCCACGATCCGCGGGCCGGGCGCTCCACCCGCTATCCGTGGGGCGACGCGGACCCCACGCCCGCGCACGCCAATCTCGGCCAGCGCCACCTGCGGCCCGCCCCGGCGGGCGCCTATCCGGCGGGGGCCTCCCCGCTCGGGGTGCGCCAGCTCATCGGCGACGTGTGGGAGTGGACGGCTTCGGACTTCCTGCCCTACCCCGGTTTCCGGGCGTTCCCCTACCGCGAGTACTCCGAGGTGTTCTTCGGCCCGGAGCACAAGGTGCTGCGCGGCGGCTCCTTCGCCGTGGACGCGGTGGCCTGCCGGGGCACCTTCCGCAACTGGGACCTGCCGGTGCGCCGGCAGATCTTCTCCGGGTTCCGCACCGCGCGCGGCGCCGCCCCCGCAGGCTCCGCCGGGCAGGCCTGATGTGCCGTCACCTCGCTTATCTCGGGGCGCCCGTGAGCCTCGGACGGGTGCTGAGCGAGCCCGAGCATTCACTGGTGCGGCAGTCGTGGGAGCCGCGCCACCAGCGTTCCGGCACGGTCAACGCCGACGGCTTCGGCGTCGGCTGGTACGCGGAGGGGGACCCGGTGCCGGCCCGCTACCGCCGGGCCGGGCCGATCTGGGGCGACCTGACCTTCAGCGACCTCGCCCGGGTGGTCCGCAGCGGGGCCGTACTGGCCGCCGTACGGGATTCCACCCGGCCCGGGGCCGACGGGGAGGCGGCGGCGGCCCCGTTCGCGGAGGGGCAGTGGCTGTTCAGCCACAACGGCTCCCTGCGGGACTGGCCGGACGCCGTGGCACCGGTCGCGGCCGGGCTGGCGCCCCAGGAGCTGCTGTCGCTGGCCGCGCGTACGGACTCGGCGCTGATCTGGGCCCTGGTCCTGCACCGGCTGCGGGCGGACCCGGACCTCGGTGCGGCGCTGGCCGGGACGGTACGGGAGCTGGCCGAGGCCGCACCCGGATCCCGGATGAACCTGCTGCTGACCGACGGCCGGACCATAGCCGCGACGGCCTGGGGGGATTCCCTGTGGTACCTGGCCGACCCGTCGGCGCAGCGGACGGTGGTCGCCTCGGAACCCTACGACGACGACCCGCGCTGGTGCGAGGTGCCCGACCGGACCCTGCTGACCGCCACCCGCACCCGGATCGGCCTCGCCTCCCTGAAGGAGGCCTCCGCCGGCGCACCGCACGGACCGCACGCATCGGACGCGCCGCACACATCGGACGGAACCCACGCACCGCACGCACCGCACGCATCGCACCAAGGAGACGACGGCCAGTGAACGACTTCGAGCTGACCCGCACCCTCGACGAGCACGCCGCCGAGACGGCACTGCGCGCGGATGTGCACGACGGTCTGACCCGGTCCCCCAAGTCGCTGCCGCCCAAGTGGTTCTACGACGCCCGGGGCAGTGAACTCTTCGAGGAGATCACCCGGTTGCCCGAGTACTACCCGACGCGCGCCGAGCGGGAGATCCTGCTCGAACGGGCCCGGGAGATCGCCTCGGTGAGCGGGGCCCGCACCCTGGTGGAGCTGGGTTCCGGTTCCTCGGAGAAGACCCAACACCTGATCGAGGCGCTGCCCGCGCTGGACACGTACGTACCGGTCGACGTGAGCGAGAGCGCGCTCGCCGGGGCGGCGAAGACCCTGCTGGACGAGCATCCGGGGCTGCGCGTGCACGCGTTGCTGGCCGACTTCACCCGCGCGCTGCGGCTGCCGGACTCCCCGGGGCCCCGGCTGGTGGTGTTCCTGGGCGGCACGATCGGGAACCTGCTGCCGCCGGAGCGGGCCGTGTTCCTGGCGGACGTACGGGCGATGCTGTCGCCCGGGGACGCGCTGCTGATGGGGACGGACCTGGTGAAGGACCCGGCCGTCCTGGTGTCGGCGTACGACGACGCGCAGGGCGTGACGGCGGAGTTCAACGCCAACGTACTGTCCGTGGTGAACCGGGAGTTGGGCGCGGACTTCCACACCGCCGACTTCGCTCACGTGGCGGTGTGGAACCGGGAGCACGAGTGGATCGAGATGCGGCTGCGGGCGCGGCGGCCGTTGGTGGTGAAGGTCCGGGCGCTGGATCTGGAAGTGCCCTTCGAGGAGGGTGAGGAAATCCTGACGGAGATCTCGGCGAAGTTCCGTCAGGAGGGAGTCCGCAGGGAACTCGCTGCCGCCGGACTGGAGTTGACCCACTGGTGGACGGACGCGGGAGGCCGTTTCGCCCTGTCGCTGTCGGTGGCCGACGGGATCGGCACCGACGGCTGGGAGGGCACGCCGGCCAGCAGCGGCCCCGCCGGCCGTGACACGGGTGACGCGGGCGACGCGGGTACCGGTTCGGCGAGCACGGCCGCCTGAGCCGCGGCCGCGAGGTCCCGCCGGTGCGCGTACCGCCCCGGCGGGATCCGCGGCAGCAGCCGCACCTCGGCGCGCACCCCGCGGGCCCGCGCGATCCGCCACAGCGAGGCGGTCAGCGGATCGTCCCCGACGAACGCGGGCGCCCCGGCGGGCCCCCCGTCATCGAGCAGGTAGCTGATCCGTACGGGTTGTACGGGCACCCGCGCGTCCAGCGCGGCCTGGAACGCGGCGCGGCGGAAGGGCCCTTGGGCGCGCCCGCACCAGGTGGAGCCCTCGGGGTAGACGGTGACGCGGTCGCCGGCGGCCAGGGCCCGGGCGAGGACGCCGACGGTGGCGGGCAGGCTGCGGATCCGGTCGCGTTCGATGTAGACGGTGCCGGCCTGCCGGGACAGCGGTCCGAGGACCGGCCAGCCGCGGATGTCGCTCTTGGCCAGCATCCGGGACGGCAGGACCGCGGCGACGAGCGGGATGTCCAGCCAGGAGATGTGGTTGGCGACGATCAGCCGGCCACCCCCGGGGCCGGGGACCCCGTGCACGGTGATCCGCAGCCCGAGGGCGCCCAGCAGGGCGGCGGCCCAGGCCCGTACGAGGAGGTGCCGGGGGCGCTCCGGGAGCAGCCGCAGCGGCGGGGCGCCCAGGATGCCGAGCAGCACCAGGGCGATGGCGGCGGCGAGCCGCAGTACGGCGCGCGGCACGCTCGCCGTGCTCCCCTCGTGGCCTGCGCAGTCCACGGGGGTGCAGGGCGAGGTCGGGAGCCAGGCGCTCATGCGGCCGGGGCGAGCGAGAGGAAGTGCTTGAGGTAGCGGGGGTTGGTGCGCCGCAGGGAGAGCAGGACGTACAGGTCGGCGCAGCCGAACTCGGCGTCCAGGGCGGGCTCGCCGCAGACCCAGG
Protein-coding sequences here:
- the egtA gene encoding ergothioneine biosynthesis glutamate--cysteine ligase EgtA, with product MSEPTTGDEGPVMPQDSLTRLTEATAEELIHGICFKTGPPRLLGAELEWLVFDAEDPGRPVSHERLADAHEAARALPLGSEVTVEPGGQLELSSPPATSLTGCVDGLQADLTAVRGALRDRGLVLRGLGQDPRRPLRRMLTSPRYEAMETYFDRTGPAGRAMMRASASVQVNVDAGHEEPGPLGHGRRWRLSHLLGAVLVAAFANSPGREGPYAGWRCARQGNWSDIDARRSLAPPLEAEPRGAWTRQALDTEVMCVRTHEEGVPWAVPRGLTFRDWLRSDGGHRPPTAADLDYHLTTLFPPVRPRGHLELRMIDAQPGEDGWLVPVAVVHALFDDPEAAETAYRVAKGLADSYGAGPAPRNPLWRSAARDALSDPELRSAARACFRAAVAALPRMGADGHVLDTVGEFTERYVSRGRCPADDRTEPQHRQSRPRPHPQQAQQAQQPARPHPRTRPQPTGEEARS
- the egtB gene encoding ergothioneine biosynthesis protein EgtB, with product MTAEPELLRERAAAALTAARVRTAGLTDAVTESELTAQHSPLMSPLVWDLAHIGNMEELWLLRNVAGRESMHPEIDPLYDAFEHPRAERPKLPLLSPGEARRYAAEVRGRVFDLLERTPLEGTALLDGGYVFGMIAQHEQQHDETMLITHQLRQGAPVLTAPDPEPPQGPAPAAAEVLVPAGPFTMGTSAEPWSLDNERPAHQREVEAFWIDTVPVTNAAYQEFMADGGYHEERWWEPAGWAEIRRHGIEAPLFWHREGGTWLRRRFGVTEPVPGDEPVLHVSWYEADAYARWAGRRLPTEAEWEKAARHDPRAGRSTRYPWGDADPTPAHANLGQRHLRPAPAGAYPAGASPLGVRQLIGDVWEWTASDFLPYPGFRAFPYREYSEVFFGPEHKVLRGGSFAVDAVACRGTFRNWDLPVRRQIFSGFRTARGAAPAGSAGQA
- the egtC gene encoding ergothioneine biosynthesis protein EgtC, which produces MCRHLAYLGAPVSLGRVLSEPEHSLVRQSWEPRHQRSGTVNADGFGVGWYAEGDPVPARYRRAGPIWGDLTFSDLARVVRSGAVLAAVRDSTRPGADGEAAAAPFAEGQWLFSHNGSLRDWPDAVAPVAAGLAPQELLSLAARTDSALIWALVLHRLRADPDLGAALAGTVRELAEAAPGSRMNLLLTDGRTIAATAWGDSLWYLADPSAQRTVVASEPYDDDPRWCEVPDRTLLTATRTRIGLASLKEASAGAPHGPHASDAPHTSDGTHAPHAPHASHQGDDGQ
- the egtD gene encoding L-histidine N(alpha)-methyltransferase; this encodes MNDFELTRTLDEHAAETALRADVHDGLTRSPKSLPPKWFYDARGSELFEEITRLPEYYPTRAEREILLERAREIASVSGARTLVELGSGSSEKTQHLIEALPALDTYVPVDVSESALAGAAKTLLDEHPGLRVHALLADFTRALRLPDSPGPRLVVFLGGTIGNLLPPERAVFLADVRAMLSPGDALLMGTDLVKDPAVLVSAYDDAQGVTAEFNANVLSVVNRELGADFHTADFAHVAVWNREHEWIEMRLRARRPLVVKVRALDLEVPFEEGEEILTEISAKFRQEGVRRELAAAGLELTHWWTDAGGRFALSLSVADGIGTDGWEGTPASSGPAGRDTGDAGDAGTGSASTAA